The Desulforegulaceae bacterium genome includes a window with the following:
- a CDS encoding META domain-containing protein encodes MSLYFRYFYPIFLAVAFALTACTSSMNTGAKGNSVFTDADLLDRTFQIQDVAGRGVIDSSNITLIFGQNGQFSGSMGCNIVFGSYKRSGSKLEFGALGATKKMCAPALMNQEQAILDVLSQVTWIEQDKDGALIVGTADGRSLCGFELTQSATDTYLCDNGVRVQVEYPTQNTARIVYNGQTINMTIAESASGARYTGDGWEWWSKGGVKAYLAPLAADETIASDKGITCRKL; translated from the coding sequence ATGTCCCTATATTTTAGATATTTTTATCCCATTTTTTTGGCTGTTGCATTTGCACTTACAGCCTGCACAAGTTCTATGAATACTGGTGCAAAGGGCAACTCGGTATTCACAGACGCTGATCTTCTTGACAGGACTTTTCAGATCCAGGACGTGGCAGGCCGCGGGGTGATTGACAGTTCGAATATTACATTGATTTTTGGTCAGAATGGACAGTTCAGCGGCAGTATGGGTTGCAATATAGTGTTTGGATCCTATAAGCGTTCTGGCTCAAAACTTGAGTTTGGTGCTCTTGGAGCTACCAAAAAAATGTGTGCTCCTGCACTCATGAACCAAGAACAGGCCATTCTGGATGTTTTGTCCCAGGTTACTTGGATTGAACAGGATAAAGATGGTGCTTTGATAGTTGGGACAGCTGATGGTCGCAGTCTGTGCGGGTTCGAGTTAACACAATCTGCAACAGACACCTATTTGTGTGACAACGGTGTCAGAGTTCAGGTTGAGTATCCAACCCAGAACACAGCACGAATTGTTTATAATGGTCAGACCATCAATATGACGATTGCAGAGTCGGCAAGTGGAGCACGCTACACTGGTGACGGCTGGGAATGGTGGAGCAAAGGCGGTGTTAAAGCCTACCTTGCACCTTTAGCTGCTGATGAAACCATAGCATCGGATAAAGGGATAACCTGCAGGAAATTGTAG
- a CDS encoding DEAD/DEAH box helicase, with the protein MKFENYLIDDNLKNNLADQGLKRPTDIQYKAIPSILKDEDVLAIAQTGTGKTVAFALPVIHRIIKAKNARKSKGIHAIVMVPTRELAAQIHGVFSSLCRKTKVVPLAVYGGVEQESQINKLKTGVDILIATPGRMFDLISQKAIDVNHVRILVLDEADQMLDQGFIEDIQSIKRHLKQRHQTLFFSATINKEIKKLAFSQVKSNAIRIQISPNDPVSKNVSHYVLDVEMDDKRFFLRSFIRDHENAKIMVFVRTMVRAERVAKALERAGIFPLTIHGKKEQSERLAVMEAFKSGSKNILIATDVSARGIDIPNVDYVINYDLPDKKEVYVHRVGRTGRGRSKGSALSFCSTEEKEMLAEIEGFLTKPIEKIEVSKNDYSFTVEVSESHDDVQDIIRANEEWEKNRKKKRSNRRNKR; encoded by the coding sequence ATGAAATTCGAAAATTATTTAATTGACGACAATTTAAAAAACAACCTGGCTGATCAGGGTTTGAAACGCCCTACAGATATTCAATATAAGGCAATTCCCTCCATTTTAAAAGATGAAGATGTACTGGCCATTGCCCAGACAGGAACAGGAAAAACTGTGGCCTTTGCCCTGCCTGTGATCCATAGGATAATCAAGGCCAAAAATGCACGCAAGTCCAAGGGAATCCACGCCATTGTCATGGTACCGACCCGGGAACTGGCAGCTCAAATCCACGGAGTTTTTTCATCTCTATGCCGTAAAACCAAGGTGGTTCCCCTTGCAGTTTACGGAGGAGTGGAACAGGAAAGTCAAATCAACAAATTAAAAACTGGTGTAGATATTCTCATTGCCACTCCGGGCAGAATGTTTGATCTGATCAGCCAAAAAGCTATTGATGTCAATCATGTGCGGATTCTTGTTTTGGATGAGGCTGATCAAATGCTGGACCAAGGTTTTATTGAAGATATTCAATCAATTAAACGACATTTAAAGCAACGTCATCAAACATTATTTTTCTCAGCCACCATAAATAAAGAAATAAAAAAACTGGCCTTTTCCCAGGTGAAGTCAAATGCTATAAGAATACAAATTTCACCAAATGATCCAGTATCCAAAAACGTTTCCCATTATGTGCTGGATGTGGAAATGGATGATAAACGTTTTTTTCTTCGCAGTTTTATCCGTGACCATGAAAATGCTAAAATCATGGTCTTTGTAAGAACCATGGTCAGAGCCGAACGAGTAGCCAAGGCATTGGAACGGGCGGGTATTTTCCCTTTGACTATTCATGGAAAAAAAGAGCAGTCCGAACGACTGGCTGTGATGGAAGCATTTAAAAGCGGTTCCAAAAATATCCTTATTGCAACAGATGTCTCGGCCAGGGGAATTGATATTCCAAATGTGGATTATGTTATTAACTATGACCTGCCTGATAAAAAAGAGGTTTATGTTCACAGGGTAGGAAGAACTGGTCGTGGTCGCTCAAAAGGTTCAGCCCTGTCTTTTTGCAGTACGGAAGAAAAAGAAATGCTTGCAGAAATTGAAGGGTTCCTTACCAAGCCCATAGAAAAAATAGAGGTCAGCAAAAACGATTATTCTTTTACTGTGGAAGTTTCCGAAAGTCACGATGATGTTCAAGATATAATAAGAGCCAATGAAGAATGGGAAAAAAACCGGAAGAAAAAAAGGTCAAACCGCAGAAACAAACGCTAA
- a CDS encoding enoyl-CoA hydratase-related protein: MKFENILYSEKGKVAFITFNRPKALNALNNALLKELKVALDTLDNNENIRVLVLSGSGEKAFVAGADISELQSMDPEQGRKFADLGQSVMDKIGALKIPVIAAVKGFALGGGSEMALSCDFIYAADNAVFGLPEVTLGLIPGFGGTQRLPRLIGKNRAKEFILTAKRIKAEEALELGLVNKVCSLEELDSSVEKTADKIASLGKWTLSAVKEAVDKGMDVDLKSGCLIEKNVFSLCFATKDAKEGTTAFLEKRPPKFE; this comes from the coding sequence TTGAAGTTTGAAAATATTCTTTATAGTGAAAAAGGTAAAGTAGCATTTATTACCTTTAATAGGCCCAAGGCTCTTAATGCACTTAACAATGCTCTTTTAAAAGAGTTGAAAGTTGCTCTTGATACTCTTGATAATAATGAAAACATTCGGGTTCTTGTTCTTTCAGGTTCCGGTGAAAAAGCTTTTGTTGCCGGTGCCGATATTTCAGAACTTCAGTCAATGGATCCTGAACAGGGAAGGAAGTTTGCTGATCTTGGGCAAAGTGTGATGGATAAAATCGGGGCACTTAAAATTCCTGTAATTGCAGCTGTAAAAGGTTTTGCACTTGGAGGCGGAAGCGAGATGGCATTGTCATGCGATTTTATTTATGCTGCAGACAATGCTGTGTTTGGTCTTCCTGAAGTTACCCTTGGACTTATTCCCGGATTTGGCGGAACTCAAAGACTTCCAAGGCTAATTGGCAAAAATAGAGCAAAAGAATTTATTTTGACAGCAAAAAGAATAAAAGCAGAAGAAGCTCTTGAGCTTGGGCTTGTAAATAAGGTCTGCAGCCTTGAAGAGCTTGACTCTTCTGTGGAAAAAACAGCTGATAAAATAGCTTCCCTTGGAAAATGGACATTAAGTGCTGTTAAGGAAGCCGTGGATAAGGGAATGGATGTTGATCTTAAGTCCGGATGTTTAATAGAAAAAAATGTTTTCTCCCTTTGCTTTGCAACCAAGGATGCTAAAGAAGGGACAACAGCTTTTTTAGAAAAGCGTCCACCAAAATTTGAATAG
- a CDS encoding type II toxin-antitoxin system RelE/ParE family toxin — MPDAIKDLEHIYKYISKQSGFPERAWAFIQKLKLQCQKLETAPLRGQESNDLMEKLRIHPLNKKTIAAFIVDED, encoded by the coding sequence ATGCCGGATGCAATCAAAGATCTGGAACATATCTATAAATATATTTCAAAACAAAGCGGCTTTCCTGAAAGAGCCTGGGCATTCATTCAAAAGCTTAAACTCCAATGTCAAAAGTTAGAAACGGCACCGCTAAGAGGGCAAGAAAGCAACGATTTAATGGAAAAGTTAAGAATCCATCCTCTCAATAAAAAAACCATTGCGGCTTTTATCGTTGATGAAGACTAG
- a CDS encoding type II toxin-antitoxin system ParD family antitoxin: MQQEKAEKIRITLPQDMLASIKKEVRSGSYGSTSELIRDAMKLWQKREEEHEARISSIRERLTHSEHSGETVPLNTAFKTIEELHQQNTKTKF; encoded by the coding sequence ATGCAACAAGAAAAAGCTGAAAAAATCAGAATCACCTTACCACAAGATATGTTAGCCTCTATCAAAAAAGAGGTTCGCTCAGGTTCCTATGGGTCAACAAGTGAACTAATAAGGGACGCCATGAAATTGTGGCAAAAAAGAGAAGAAGAACACGAAGCAAGAATTTCTTCAATCCGTGAACGCTTAACACATTCAGAACATAGCGGAGAAACGGTTCCCCTTAATACAGCTTTTAAAACAATCGAAGAACTCCACCAACAAAACACAAAAACAAAATTCTAA